The following coding sequences lie in one Arachis ipaensis cultivar K30076 chromosome B05, Araip1.1, whole genome shotgun sequence genomic window:
- the LOC107642937 gene encoding B-box zinc finger protein 18 isoform X2 → MRTLCDACESAAAIVFCAADEAALCRACDEKVHMCNKLASRHVRVGLASPSDVPRCDICENAPAFFYCETDGSSLCLQCDMIVHVGGKRTHGRYLLFRQRVEFPGDKPSNIENPASQPVEPGETKRGQNPLPKLKMGEKQQNHRMPLLSTPDPDADGHAKMETKMIDLNMKPNRIHEQASNNQP, encoded by the exons ATGCGAACGCTTTGTGATGCTTGTGAGAGTGCGGCCGCTATCGTCTTCTGCGCCGCTGATGAGGCCGCACTCTGCCGTGCCTGCGATGAGAAG GTTCACATGTGTAATAAACTTGCTAGCAGGCATGTAAGAGTGGGTCTGGCAAGTCCAAGCGATGTGCCTCGTTGTGATATATGCGAGAATGCACCTG CATTCTTCTATTGCGAGACAGATGGAAGCTCGCTTTGTTTGCAGTGCGACATGATAGTTCATGTTGGTGGTAAAAGAACACATGGAAGATATCTTCTATTTAGGCAAAGAGTTGAG TTTCCAGGAGATAAACCTAGTAACATAGAAAACCCAGCTTCTCAACCTGTGGAACCAGGGGAGACTAAGAGGGGACAAAATCCACTTCCCAAATTAAAAATGGGGGAGAAGCAACAAAACCACAGGATGCCGCTGCTTTCAACACCAGATCCTGATGCTGATGGACATGCCAAGATGGAAACTAAAATGATTGATTTGAACATGAAGCCTAACAGAATACATGAACAAGCATCAAATAATCAG